The following coding sequences lie in one Phalacrocorax carbo chromosome 3, bPhaCar2.1, whole genome shotgun sequence genomic window:
- the SIX2 gene encoding homeobox protein SIX2 isoform X1, with protein MSMLPTFGFTQEQVACVCEVLQQGGNIERLGRFLWSLPACEHLHKNESVLKAKAVVAFHRGNFRELYKILESHQFSAHNHPKLQQLWLKAHYIEAEKLRGRPLGAVGKYRVRRKFPLPRSIWDGEETSYCFKEKSRSVLREWYAHNPYPSPREKRELAEATGLTTTQVSNWFKNRRQRDRAAEAKERENNENSNSNSHNPLSASMNGNKTVLGSSEDEKTPSGTPDHTSSSPALLLSSNPGLQPLHGLGHPQGPSAIPVPSADPMHHHSLQDSILNPMSSNLVDLGS; from the exons ATGTCGATGCTCCCGACTTTTGGCTTCACCCAAGAGCAAGTGGCCTGCGTCTGCGAGGTGCTCCAGCAAGGCGGCAACATCGAGCGGCTGGGGCGGTTCCTCTggtccctccctgcctgcgAGCACCTCCACAAGAACGAGAGCGTCCTGAAGGCCAAGGCGGTGGTGGCCTTCCACCGGGGCAACTTCCGCGAGCTCTACAAGATCCTGGAGAGCCACCAGTTCTCGGCGCACAACCACcccaagctgcagcagctctggctgaagGCGCACTACATCGAGGCGGAGAAGCTGCGGGGGCGACCCCTAGGGGCGGTGGGCAAGTACCGGGTGCGCCGCAAGTTCCCGCTGCCCCGCTCCATCTGGGACGGCGAGGAGACCAGCTATTGCTTCAAGGAGAAGAGCCGCAGCGTCCTCCGCGAGTGGTACGCCCACAACCCCTACCCGTCCCCCCGCGAGAAGCGGGAGCTGGCCGAGGCCACCGGCCTCACCACCACCCAGGTCAGCAACTGGTTCAAGAACCGCCGGCAGCGGGACCGCGCGGCCGAGGCCAAGGAAAG GGAAAACAACGAGAATTCCAACTCCAACAGCCACAACCCGCTCTCGGCGTCAATGAACGGGAATAAGACAGTTTTGGGGAGCTCAGAGGACGAGAAGACGCCGTCAGGGACCCCGGATCACACCTCCTCCAGCCCCGCGCTGCTGCTCAGCTCCAACCccgggctgcagcccctgcacgGCCTGGGCCACCCCCAGGGCCCCAGCGCCATCCCCGTGCCCAGCGCCGACCCCATGCACCACCACAGCTTGCAGGACTCCATCCTCAACCCCATGTCATCTAACCTGGTCGATCTGGGCTCTTAA
- the SIX2 gene encoding homeobox protein SIX2 isoform X2: MSMLPTFGFTQEQVACVCEVLQQGGNIERLGRFLWSLPACEHLHKNESVLKAKAVVAFHRGNFRELYKILESHQFSAHNHPKLQQLWLKAHYIEAEKLRGRPLGAVGKYRVRRKFPLPRSIWDGEETSYCFKEKSRSVLREWENNENSNSNSHNPLSASMNGNKTVLGSSEDEKTPSGTPDHTSSSPALLLSSNPGLQPLHGLGHPQGPSAIPVPSADPMHHHSLQDSILNPMSSNLVDLGS; encoded by the exons ATGTCGATGCTCCCGACTTTTGGCTTCACCCAAGAGCAAGTGGCCTGCGTCTGCGAGGTGCTCCAGCAAGGCGGCAACATCGAGCGGCTGGGGCGGTTCCTCTggtccctccctgcctgcgAGCACCTCCACAAGAACGAGAGCGTCCTGAAGGCCAAGGCGGTGGTGGCCTTCCACCGGGGCAACTTCCGCGAGCTCTACAAGATCCTGGAGAGCCACCAGTTCTCGGCGCACAACCACcccaagctgcagcagctctggctgaagGCGCACTACATCGAGGCGGAGAAGCTGCGGGGGCGACCCCTAGGGGCGGTGGGCAAGTACCGGGTGCGCCGCAAGTTCCCGCTGCCCCGCTCCATCTGGGACGGCGAGGAGACCAGCTATTGCTTCAAGGAGAAGAGCCGCAGCGTCCTCCGCGAGTG GGAAAACAACGAGAATTCCAACTCCAACAGCCACAACCCGCTCTCGGCGTCAATGAACGGGAATAAGACAGTTTTGGGGAGCTCAGAGGACGAGAAGACGCCGTCAGGGACCCCGGATCACACCTCCTCCAGCCCCGCGCTGCTGCTCAGCTCCAACCccgggctgcagcccctgcacgGCCTGGGCCACCCCCAGGGCCCCAGCGCCATCCCCGTGCCCAGCGCCGACCCCATGCACCACCACAGCTTGCAGGACTCCATCCTCAACCCCATGTCATCTAACCTGGTCGATCTGGGCTCTTAA